The sequence below is a genomic window from Clostridium putrefaciens.
TGGAGCTGAAGTTCATAGATCTGATGCAGATTTATTAGATCCACTAAGCGAGGATGAAGACTCTCCAGTACCTGGGCTTACTCATAGATACCCTGATCGTGTACTTCTTCTTATTACTGACCAATGCTCTATGTATTGCAGACACTGCACAAGAAGAAGATTTGCAGGTCAAAATGATAAGTCATTACCTATGGATCAAATAGATAAGGCTATAGACTATATTAGAGATACTCCAAAGGTACGTGATGTTCTATTATCTGGTGGAGATGCGCTTTTAATATCAGATGAAAACCTTGAATATATAATAAAAAGGTTAAGAGAAATTCCTCATGTAGAAATTATAAGAATAGGATCAAGAATCCCTGTAGTTCTACCTCAAAGAATTACAGATGATCTTGTTAATATGCTAAAAAAATATCATCCTATTTGGTTAAATACTCACTTTAATCATTCAAATGAAATTACAGAGGAGTCTACAGCCGCTTGTGCTAAGATGGCAAATGTCGGAATACCTTTAGGTAATCAATCTGTTCTACTTAGAGGTGTAAATGACTGTGTACATGTTATGAAACAATTGGTTCAAGACCTAGTTAAAATAAGAGTTAGGCCATACTATATATATCAATGTGATCTATCTATGGGACTTGAGCATTTTAGAACACCTGTATCAAAAGGAATTGAAATTATAGAAGGATTAAGAGGTCATACCTCTGGATATTGCGTACCAACCTTCGTTGTAGATGCACCAGGGGGTGGTGGAAAGACACCTGTAATGCCTAATTATGTAATATCTCAATCACCAAACAAGGTTATATTAAGAAATTTTGAAGGTGTTATAACTACTTATACTGAACCTGAAAGTTACATTGATACTTGTAAATGTGATGTATGTAAAAATGAAAAAGCTAGTGAAAACCTAATAGGTATAGCAGGTCTAGTTCAAGGAAATGGTATTTCCTTAGAACCCGAAGGACTGCAAAGAAAGAAAAGGAATCATAGATAAACTATATAATAAATAATGTTCTTTGCTTTAGTTTTAAACTAAGGCAAAGAACACCCTTTATCATGAGTTTAGGAAGTGTTTAAATGGATGATAAACGAACTACTATAATGAGCCTTATAGAAGACTTTAAAACCCTATCTATAATAGGCATGGATAAGAATGTAGGTAAGACCACAGTGCTTAACTATATTATTCAAAACTCCATGGGACTTATAATTCCCCTTGGAATTACTTCTATAGGCCGTGATGGAGAAGGTTCAGATGTTGTAACCCTTACGAAAAAGCCTAAGATATATGTTAGAAGAGGCAGTTACATAGCTACTGTAAGACAATGTCTAGATAATAGTGACATTACTAAAGAAATAATTAATACCACAGGAATTCAAACTCCAATGGGTGAAGTAATAATAGTTAAATCATTAAGCGATGGATATGTAGATCTTGGTGGACCTTCTGTAAATTCACAGATGTCCATGATTTGTAATGACCTTTTAACCCTAGGTTGTGAAAAGGTATTAGTAGATGGCGCACTAGGTAGAAGGACCTTTGCCTCACCAAGTATAACAGAAGCTACCATTTTATCTACAGGAGCCTCTTTATCAAAAAATATGTATAGTGTTATAGAAAAAACTGCACATACAATAAGATTATTATCTATACCCGAAGAAGAAGATTCCTATATAATAGCCTTATGTAATAACACCTTAGAAACACAGAGAATAAGCATAATTTATAAGAATAAAAGCATAAAACATCTTAATACTATAACCTCTTTAGATTCAGGAAAAGATATAGTTTATAATCTTAATGAAAATGTATCCCATATTTTTATTAAAGGTATATTATCAAATAAGCTTTTACTCGATATAATTAAATCTACAGATATTTATAAAAAGGTAGTTTTTTTAGTTGAAGATGGTACAAAACTGTTTTTATCAGAAGAAGTTTATAAAAAGTTTACAGTTACTGGTGGTGAAATAAGGTGTTTGATTCCAATAAATATTCTATTTGTAACCTGTAATCCTAAATCTCCTTACGGCTATGAATTTAACAAAGACCTATTTTTAAATAAGCTAAGAGAAACTATCGACTTACCAATATTTGATGTGGAGTATAATGCTTAAATAAACTTAAAGAAGGTGAATGTAATGATTTTTTTAGACAAGAAGCAAAGGCAGCAGGTAGGATACACCTTCGTAATTGACAAGCTTGATGCTATTACACCCTTTGGTGAGGATCTAAAAAAGAATATAACTCCTTTTAAACAACAAGATAAAGAATTACTAATAGCAGAACTAAATAACATTGAAAAAATAACTACTAGTTATATGACAAAAAGAAATACTTATAGGTCAATAGAAAGACTCTTATCCAAGGTAAAAGATATCAGAAACTCAATTGTAAGATGTTCAAATCTTAATACCTTAGATGATGTCGAGCTTTTTGAAATTAAAAGTTTTTGTATGATATCTGAAGAATTGTATAACATTTATAAAGATTTTAATGACTCAATTAATATAACTGGAATAGACTTTTATGATTTAAGCGCTATCTTAAATCTACTAGACCCTGACAATAAAAAGTTACCCACATTTCAAATATATGATAGTTATTCTAAAAAATTAAAAGACATCCGAATGAATAAGAAAAAATTAGAAGATGAAATATTC
It includes:
- the ablA gene encoding lysine 2,3-aminomutase, whose translation is MKVNRRFELFKDIPDELWNDWKWQLKNRIETLEELKKYIPLTPEEEEGVKKCLGSLRMAITPYYLSLIDPNDPNDPIRKQAIPTGAEVHRSDADLLDPLSEDEDSPVPGLTHRYPDRVLLLITDQCSMYCRHCTRRRFAGQNDKSLPMDQIDKAIDYIRDTPKVRDVLLSGGDALLISDENLEYIIKRLREIPHVEIIRIGSRIPVVLPQRITDDLVNMLKKYHPIWLNTHFNHSNEITEESTAACAKMANVGIPLGNQSVLLRGVNDCVHVMKQLVQDLVKIRVRPYYIYQCDLSMGLEHFRTPVSKGIEIIEGLRGHTSGYCVPTFVVDAPGGGGKTPVMPNYVISQSPNKVILRNFEGVITTYTEPESYIDTCKCDVCKNEKASENLIGIAGLVQGNGISLEPEGLQRKKRNHR